Proteins from a single region of Deltaproteobacteria bacterium:
- a CDS encoding NADH-quinone oxidoreductase subunit D: protein MATVRSTLRTQEMLLNMGPHHPSTHGVLRLILRLDGEVVEDVFPDIGYLHRGIEKIGESLTYRQFIPYTDRVEYLSSMNVNHLYCMAVEKLAGIEVPERAEYIRVIMAELNRIISHIIGCGALAMDLGAFTPFLYGVVEREKVNDLFEMTCGQRLTYNYMRIGGVSQDLPEGFVGKCNLFLDEMKSRWDEINRLITGNEIFVRRLADVAVLTVEDAFGYNITGPNLRASGVDWDLRRDMPYSVYDRFGFDVPVGYGERGTVGDSYDRYLMRVREIYESLRIVRQALDGLPEGEVQARVPKIFKPPAGEVYMRAESPRGEMAVYIESDGSARPARIKFKTPSFNSLGVFNKICRGHMLSDLVAVIGSFDIVLPEVDR, encoded by the coding sequence ATGGCAACCGTACGATCCACGTTACGGACACAGGAAATGCTCCTCAACATGGGGCCGCATCATCCGAGTACTCACGGGGTACTGAGGCTGATTCTCCGTCTCGACGGGGAGGTGGTGGAAGATGTTTTCCCGGATATCGGCTATCTCCACCGGGGGATCGAGAAAATCGGAGAGTCCCTGACCTACAGGCAGTTCATCCCCTACACCGACCGGGTGGAGTACCTCTCATCGATGAACGTCAATCACCTGTACTGCATGGCCGTGGAAAAACTGGCCGGGATCGAGGTGCCGGAACGGGCGGAATACATCCGGGTGATCATGGCGGAGTTGAACCGGATCATCAGCCACATCATCGGCTGCGGGGCGCTTGCCATGGACCTCGGCGCCTTCACCCCATTTCTCTACGGCGTGGTGGAACGGGAAAAGGTGAACGATCTTTTCGAGATGACCTGCGGCCAGCGGCTGACCTACAATTACATGAGAATCGGCGGGGTCTCGCAGGACCTGCCCGAAGGATTTGTCGGGAAGTGCAATCTCTTTCTCGACGAGATGAAGTCCCGGTGGGACGAGATCAACCGGCTCATCACCGGAAATGAAATCTTCGTGCGGCGGCTGGCGGACGTGGCCGTCCTGACCGTGGAGGACGCCTTCGGTTACAACATCACCGGTCCCAACCTTCGTGCTTCCGGTGTGGACTGGGACCTTCGGCGGGACATGCCCTACTCGGTCTATGACCGCTTCGGTTTTGATGTTCCCGTGGGCTACGGAGAGCGGGGAACCGTCGGGGACAGCTACGACCGTTATCTCATGCGGGTCCGGGAGATCTACGAATCCCTCCGGATCGTCCGGCAGGCACTGGACGGACTGCCGGAGGGGGAGGTGCAGGCGAGGGTCCCGAAGATCTTCAAACCGCCCGCAGGTGAGGTCTATATGAGGGCGGAGAGCCCCAGGGGGGAGATGGCCGTATATATCGAAAGTGACGGTTCGGCCAGGCCTGCACGAATCAAGTTCAAGACCCCTTCGTTTAATTCTCTGGGGGTGTTCAATAAGATCTGCCGGGGACATATGCTTTCCGACCTCGTGGCCGTGATCGGAAGTTTTGACATCGTCCTCCCGGAAGTGGACAGGTGA
- a CDS encoding NADH-quinone oxidoreductase subunit B — protein sequence MGLLENKLPENVFFTKIDQLTLRWGLRNSLWYMLFATACCAIELMQTGMSRYDFDRFGMIPRATPRQSDLMIVAGTVTYKMALRIRRLYEQMPEPKYVISMGSCANCGGGFVHSYNVLNGVDKIIPVDVYVPGCPPRPEALIEGCLKLMDKIDREPRLVRSAK from the coding sequence ATGGGATTGCTGGAAAACAAACTGCCGGAAAATGTTTTTTTTACCAAAATTGATCAGTTGACGCTGCGCTGGGGATTGCGCAACTCGCTTTGGTACATGCTCTTTGCCACGGCCTGCTGTGCGATTGAACTGATGCAGACCGGCATGTCCAGGTACGACTTCGACCGGTTCGGAATGATCCCCAGGGCTACGCCCCGGCAGTCGGATTTGATGATCGTAGCCGGGACGGTGACCTACAAGATGGCCCTGCGGATTCGCCGCCTCTACGAGCAGATGCCGGAGCCGAAGTACGTGATCTCCATGGGAAGCTGTGCCAACTGCGGCGGCGGCTTCGTCCACAGCTACAATGTTTTGAACGGGGTGGACAAGATTATTCCCGTGGATGTCTATGTGCCGGGCTGTCCGCCGCGGCCCGAGGCGCTGATCGAGGGCTGCCTGAAGTTGATGGACAAGATTGATCGGGAACCGCGGCTGGTGAGGAGTGCGAAATGA
- a CDS encoding NADH-quinone oxidoreductase subunit A: protein MLYAFAGVLVFILFSLLFVRGSLFLSSLLRPKRPTEQKEMIYECGEDPVGGGWVQYNVRFYIIAVIFIIFDVEVIFIYPVAMVFREMIGRGTGPYVLGELIVFVLILLAGLVYVWKKDDLSWVKTIREE from the coding sequence GTGCTGTACGCATTTGCCGGCGTTTTGGTTTTTATTCTTTTTTCCTTACTTTTTGTGCGGGGGAGTCTGTTCCTCTCTTCTCTGTTGCGGCCGAAGAGACCTACGGAGCAAAAGGAGATGATCTATGAATGCGGCGAGGATCCCGTCGGGGGCGGCTGGGTGCAGTACAACGTCCGCTTCTACATCATTGCGGTGATTTTTATCATTTTCGACGTGGAGGTGATCTTCATCTATCCCGTCGCGATGGTTTTCCGGGAGATGATCGGGAGAGGAACGGGGCCTTACGTCCTGGGGGAACTCATCGTCTTCGTTCTGATCCTTCTGGCGGGGCTGGTCTATGTCTGGAAGAAGGACGATCTGAGCTGGGTGAAGACGATCCGCGAAGAGTAA
- a CDS encoding NADH-quinone oxidoreductase subunit C: MIRIAEIEKTIEQEQAGGLLRCEKEGEFPLLWVEKEQLVAVLRLLRDRFDFESLMCETAADKGNHFDLIYHLFCTVRRETLVIKTEVPRGNPQVETAEEVWSSANWYEREIFDLFGVEFIGHSDLSRILLPPDWVGHPLRKDYSPAAEYHGMKIEF; encoded by the coding sequence ATGATCCGTATCGCGGAAATCGAAAAGACGATTGAGCAGGAACAGGCCGGCGGGTTGCTTCGATGTGAGAAGGAAGGAGAGTTTCCCCTCCTGTGGGTTGAAAAGGAACAGCTCGTGGCGGTTCTTCGACTCCTTCGTGACCGTTTCGATTTCGAGTCCCTCATGTGCGAGACGGCGGCCGACAAGGGGAATCATTTTGATCTGATCTATCACCTTTTCTGTACGGTCCGCAGGGAGACCCTGGTGATCAAGACGGAGGTTCCCCGCGGGAATCCGCAGGTGGAGACGGCGGAAGAGGTATGGAGCTCGGCCAACTGGTACGAACGGGAGATCTTCGATCTGTTCGGTGTGGAGTTCATCGGCCACAGTGACCTGTCAAGGATCCTGCTCCCGCCGGACTGGGTCGGCCATCCCCTCCGGAAGGACTACAGCCCGGCCGCGGAGTATCACGGCATGAAAATCGAGTTTTGA